GATTTTGTACTATGATTATACAGGTATTGAAAATTTCGCAACAAAAGCGTGGAGAGCTAAAACCACTCAAACACAAGAGTATCAAGATTTTATGCAAAAATACATGCGTAACATCGAAATACAATTTGTAAAGGTAAAGGCTCATAGCGGTAATGAGTACAATGATTTAGCAGATCGTCTTGCCAAATATGCAACAAATCTATAAAAATAGTTGAGTATGAATCCTGTAAGTGAAATCCTTATATAATTTTATCAATAACAAGATATCCAAATATATTTTATACTATATATAGTTCAAACCATGGGGGAGTGTATATGCGTAAATTGTTTAGTGGAAAACGTATACTAGAAAGGGAAACAAACGAAGGTTCATCGTATTTTGTAGTACCAAAAGAGCAATTTCAGAAGTATGTGGTGTTATGGGGATATTTAATCCCACACGGATTTTTCAATCAGCCTAATAAATGGATAAATACGTATACGATGAACCCATTGGATACATATGTTTTAGTAACAGAATTCAATCCTGAAGAGTATGAATATATGATTTACGAAGAAACAAGGGTTGCTAAAAAACTACATCAAATATTAGAGCCTTATGGAATAGATATTAATAATGAATTTGAAGAGTTCGTAAAGTTGAAAGAGATTCCAGAAGCAGCCATAAGCAAAGTAAAGGATTGCTTAGTGGAAAAAAAGTGTATGAATGAGTATCCAGAAGACTTTCCAGTAGTCGACGGCTATGAATATATAATTAAGGGCGAGAAAAAGAAACTTATTATTGAAACTGAAACTTATCATAATGATGACACACTATATGACCAAACGGGTAATTTTAATCATAGCTATATCGTTGAAACATATCGTAAGACAGTTACAAATGGATTTATTTATGTATTTAAAACGCATGACAATGAATGGTATCAATATTATGTAGAAGGCGCTAGTAAAGACTGTTGGATCATGAAAGAAGTATATGATGATGAGTTAGAAGATTTACCAATTTCATCTTATGAACTTATTGAAACAGAGAAACGTGAGATTCCGGAAGAAGATTTAATGCCTAATATTAGCTGGGAAGCATTACTGGATCCGAATAGGGAATGTGATTTCTATTACTCTGATAAAATGTTTGCAATGAGTTTCTTAACAAATGAGGGAAGGTATAATGTAGTGAACATTAACGGTGAATGGAAAAGATATAGTGAAATGGTCACTAAAGGAGAAGCACCATTTTCCAAATGGGATGATTTAGAGTTTATTGGGACGTCTAAACAAGGTGCAATTGAAGGAAAACAATTTACACAAGAAGAAATGATGCAATTTGCAGTATATATGCGAGAAAAGAGAGAGAAGTCATCATTGCATTAATCCAAAGGAGTCTGTGAATTGGGATATTTCAACCCTGAATTGATGAGAAATAATCTAGACCAGGAAGAAGCAATGCAAATTGTAACAAAATATATGGTGACCCCTACATAATACATACTAGATTTATATAAATATTTCTCGATATTATATTATTAATATATAAGTTATAATATAAGTAATTCTTTTTATTGTTTATATTTTTGTTATTTCCTGTTTCAGAATCCTTTAAATAAGAGGATTCTTTTTTTATTGTATTTCAACAAAAATATTTTTGTTCCCATAATTTTTAAAATTTCTCTTGTAACCCTTATCCCTATTATTCTCGTGCAATTCATAAAAATGTTCCCATAATCTTAAGATGAAAAAATATTCTGAAAACGTATTTACTATACAATATTTGTAAGATATGATGGCATTGTTCTACAAATTACAGACAATAGGGGGATGATGTTATGAAAAGAAAATATTTAGCTAAAGCAGGGGTATTTGCATTAGCAGCAGGAATAATCTTACCATCAACTGTCGCACATGGTGAAGTTTTACCTTCTTCTATCTCCGCATCTACAGAAAATGTCAATAATACAGAAATCAACGATGAGAAACTATCTATAGAAGTTTACGATAAAGATGGGAAATTGGTAAAAACATATTCTAAAGAGGAGTTAGAAAAATTTAATCAAGAAATGGCTACAACTCCCTTAAGAAGTTCTAATTTTGAGGGGAATATTCAGAAGGATACAGAGATTAACCCTCTTGCTATGAATGTGTATAATTTCGGTGAAACGGATGTTACAAACTTTCAGTGGGTTAGAAACAAAACATCGTTCTATCGCCCTCAAAGTGTGCAGGTAGAACCAAAAGACAGGACTGTTGGACTCGCAATCCAATTATATGCGAATAGTGTGTTCCACTCAGAATATAAGGTTAAAGGTGCTTTTTCTAGTGGACTAAACATACCAATTGCTCACCTTTTAGGTGATTACAATAATTACTATCAACTAGGACTTAAAAATTATGGCGGAGGTACCATACATCTGGAGAGTGGACAAGTTTATTATAAATAGCATGACTAAAAAGACTGGGAAATACCCAGTCTTTTTAGTTAATTTTTTGTTTATCTCGACTATAAATTTCAATAGTATATGCATCGTTTTTAATCCATTTTTGTGCTTCCGGTGTTTTAAGCAAATCATCAACTTCTTTTTCTATTTTCTTTCCAAATTCTCTCACATCTGAATCAGTACTATTTATAGGAGTATATATAGCAAACAGAATAGGTTGTTTCAATTCTATATAAGCCTTCATTGAAAAGTCCTTGTACCCGTTTTTCTTGAATAATTCTTCATAAATAAGGCTGTAAATCATGTCCCATCTGTCCTCTATTTTTGCAATTGTCATGCTTGTTTGACTAACATTAATCGTGTACGGTTTAATATTTTGATTTTTTAGCTGAGTATTAATCTCTTGTTTTAACTTATTTTCATTTTCATTTCCAACCATTTCTAGGTCTACTATTTTTGTTTTATCATCTACAGTGGCACCACGAAACCCTTTTTTACCCACTATATTCTGAACAGTATCCATAACTTCTGACCCTTCACTTTTTGCTTCTTCTTTATCGTTCTGTTGACAGGCACTTAACAAAGTGGCTAATAAAAGAGGTAACAATAATCCTTTTCCTTTTTTCATCCCAATCTCCTTTCTAGTAATTCCTTGTTATATTTTTGAGCCGTATCTGAGTCTGGATTATAAAAAACATAATACAAGTGTAATCGGTCTAACTTCTATTTTCATATTGGATTAGGTATTCTCCAAAACAAACGAAAAACCTTCCCCTCATTTTAAGGGTTATTTTACTTTGCTATTAACTGAATTTGAAAAATATCCGATTCTTTTAGACCTAGAACATTCATTTCCTCTTTAAACGTTCGCCAAGATTCAACTTTAATGGATTTGGTACTTCTATCCCTTAATGTATACACTCTTATGTACTGTTGCTCTTGTTTTTTATTTCTCTCCACACTATCTTCCTCCGTTACTTTTAATCGATGTAATTATAATATCTTTTTAACGAAAGCTTAGATTTAAACCCTACCTGTTTTATAATTTCATCCTCTGAAATTTGATGTTTTATTAACCTTAAAATGAAGGTATTCCGCAAGTGTTGTGCTGAAATTCCCTTTCTTAAATTTGCTCTTGCAACTTCAAGTCGAATCATCTTTTGAACAGCAATTTCTGTTAGAGCTTTAGGCGCATCATTTTCATATGACCAATGATAAGTTTTCCGAGTAAAATCAAAGGCTACAAACAATGGATCATTACTATGGTATCTTGGACGAACAGGTTCAGGAATGATTTTGTAATAGTTAAATAAACGCTTTTTATCTTCTTCAGTTAAAAGAATCGTTCTTTCTATGCCCACTATTCCTGGTACTGAGATTGTATTGTTTTCAAAATGGACGTCCTTCATCTGTAAACCGACAAGCTCCTGTAAGGATAATCCATTATGATTTTCCTATTGGGGGTCACCATACATGCCCATCAACTTAAGACTTTTTATTACCCCCAAGTACAAAAAAACGTTATTCTTGCTTAATAATCTATGAGAAAGGGTGACGTTTTTTATGAATCTCTCGATTCAAGAGGAATTACAACCATTTGCAGAAGAATTACAGCGCTATATCACACCTGGATTTTTAGAAGAACTGGCAAGAGAGATTAAGTTTATAAAGCGAAAACGTAAGTTTTCTGGATCAGATTTAGCTACGATTTGTATTTGGATTAGCCAACGGGTGGCCAGTGATCCTTTAGTTCGACTATGTAGTAGGCTTCATGCAGCTACAGGTACTTTACTCAGCCCGGAGGGCTTAAATAAACGATTTACTGCAAAATCAGTGTTATTTTTAAAACATATCTTTTCTTTGTTATTACAACAAAAAATCTGTGAACAAACTCATATTTCTAACCAACTTTTTGCTCATTTTAAGCGCATTCGCATCATGGATGCTACCATGTTTCAAGTGCCTAATACTTTGGAACATATATATCCTGGTTCAGGTGGTTGCGCGCAAACAGCTGGGATCAAAATTCAATTAGAATATGATTTACATAGTGGGAAATTTCTTAATTTTCAAGTGGGTCCTGGAAAAAATAATGATAAAACATTTGGAACAGAATGTTTAGATACGTTACGACCAGGCGATTTATGTATTCGTGATTTAGGCTATTTTTCATTAGAGGATTTAGATCAAATGGATCAACGTGGTACGTATTATATTTCGCGGTTAAAGTTAAATACGAATGTATATGTGAAAAATCCAAATCCGGAATATTTTAAAAATGGTTCCATTAAAAAACAATCAGAATACATACAAATTAATGTTATACAGATTTTAAATCAACTTAAACCTGGAGAAACGGTAGAATACCAGCAAGCTTATATTGGAGATAAACAGCAGTTATTTTCACGTCTCGTTTTTCATCGTTTAACAGCGGCACAATTACAAAAACGCCTAGAGAAAATTGCAGAAAAAGAAAAGTCAAAACACAGAACCTATTCAGAGAAAAGTAAATTAGTAGCGGGATTAAATGTATATGTGACAAATGCACCTTGGGAGTGGGTTCCGATAGAACAAGTACATGAATTGTATACACTACGCTGGCAGATAGAAATTGTTTTTAAAACGTGGAAATCATTATTTGATATAGATCATTGTCGCACTGTCAAACAAGAAAGAATAGAGTGCCATTTATACGGAAAACTGATCGCTATTTTCTTATGTTCTTCTACCATGTTTAAAATGCGTCAACTTTTATTACAGAAGAAGCAAAAAGAATTAAGTGAATATAAAGCAATTGGAATGATTCAAGACCATCTATTTCTCCTCTATCAAGCCATACAGCAAAACACCCAAGAAGTAACAAAGCTTCTGATCCGCCTGTTCCACCTTCTAGAGAAAAACGGGCGGAAATCTCACAGATATGAGAAGAAAACGGTCTTCGATATCATGGGTGTTCATTATGAGTATAGTATAGCTAGAGAACAAAAGAAAGCTGCATAATTTTAAAAATAAAACTCGTTAGAGTTTATTTGGCCCACGGCAACGATTCTTTCTTTTTCGGGCCATTCATCAAAAATTATAGATTTTTAGGATAAAACTTTAATTTTTAAGACTGTAGTGTTACAAAATTTAAGGAAAACCTTTAAAAATAAGTTCCGTAAACTTGTTTTTATGTTAATTTATACGTGTTCCGTAAACAAATGTTATTAAAAACATTGCAGAAAGTTAACGGAATTTCACTTCTGTTAACTGAAATAACAAGTGGCCCCAAAAGGTAGTAATCGTTGCCGTGCCCCAAATGCACTTCAATGTAAAAGGTGCTGAAAAGAGCTTAAATAGTGTCTCAAAACTCATCTTTAAATCAAATTCTCAATTCAACCCGTGTTATGGAGTTTTGGGAATCCCTTAGCGTATAAAAACGTTAAAATGTGCGTCCTACCCCATTAGACATGAATTGTAACAAAAACATCGTTCTAATAGCTCTGTCTAATTCACAAAATGCCTGATATAATTTATTCCTCTTACTGTAGGTGCCTAGTGTATTCAATATAGTAGATGGAGTAATTTTACCAGCTTTGATTGACATCGCGATCCTAAGCATATCTGGGTAGTGATTTTCAATCATACTCCAATTGATTTCTCCTGAAAATAGTTCATCAATATGTTCATAATTGTCTTGTGTATTGGGGCGAAATAATTTTAAGTGTTTCCAATTGCGAATGCGAGGCATTAACTGAATACTTAATAAAGTAGCTAAACCAAAGACTGTGGTGCTTTGACCTTGCGTATCCGCGTGCAGAATTTCCGGTTGAATATCTACCTTTTCATTCATCAAAATACAATTAGTCGTATTTCTCGATCGAATGAGTATAAGCCATCTTTAGGGAATGGACAGAAGATAGTTAAGGCTTTGAAAAGAAAAGGTTATAATGTAGATTTTGATGATTTCTGGATGTAATTAGAAACTTATCCTTACAACATTCTCCTTGAATTGGTATGATTTACTTATTAAGGAGGGAGATTTTTGAGTTTAAATATGTATCTAGGAGAAGTACATACTCAGACGCAAAGTATGAACGCTGTATGTACCGCTACTATTCAAGGCATGGAACAAGCTATTCAGTCGATTGACGCTTTTGCAAGTGATACTGTTTTACAAGGACAGACTTACGATAGTGCGAAAGCGTTTTTTGTACAAACCTTTTATCCTTTAGCGCAAGGAATCATTTACTTATGTGAGGAATTAATCCGTCAGAATGATGCCTTTCCAAGTCAATTTCAATCACAAGTAGCTTCAACAGATGTCATTGAACAAGAAATACTAGAACAAATTCGAGGGATTGACCAAACAAGAGCAAACATTGAAGGAATCAGTCAAGCTATACCCCTTCCTGGTATGGACGCTATGGTGGGTATTTTTGATATGATGAAACGGAAACTGCAAGAAAAATTAGAACATCTACATGAATTTAATTATACTTCTAGTAGTAATTATGATACTGCACTTCAACTGACTGCTAGTATTGCGACGGGTTTGGCGGAAGTTCAAAGTGGAAAAGGCTTTAGTCTCGCAAGTGGTACATTTAGTACGCAAGGGTTGAATATGGAGTGGATAACTTCTATTCAATCGATTGGAGAAGAGAGGGCACGTCAGTCTGAAAATCTTCTAAAAAGTAGTTCAATTGAAGAAGGGGCAATGTGCGGTAAGCTTCCGCCAAAATCTGACTTCGAGAAAGCTTGGGATGAAGAGAAAAAGGATTTAATGGACGCATGGACTGGTATTTCTACTGGTGTAGAAGATGCTGTCACAGATGCATGGGAAGGGCTTAAAGCATTGGGTGATGCAGAAACGTGGGAAAATATGCGTGATGCGATTGTAAATTACGAGGAAACTCTTCCTGCAATGTGGAACGCCTTCTCGGATTCATTTATGAATGATTTTTGGAATGGAGATATGGAAAGTAGAATACATTATGCTGCCTATGGTGTGGCATCATTATTAACAGGTTTTATTGGTGATAAAGGTCTTAGTAAAGCAGGACAAGCAGGGAAGATAGCGATCGCTGCCAACCTAACAAAAGGAAAGTCGTTTGTGACTAATTCCGCTACATATAGAAATACATTAAATTCACTAAATAATTTTAACTTTAATTTTGGAAATCAGCTTTCAATAGCAGGTGTTGGTGGAAGTTCTTTAAAATCTAGTTTTATTGATACTTATCAAACAGCTAAGAATAAACTATCCCCTTATCAATATACTAAAAGTACTACGGACGGTGACGTTTTTATTGGTAAATTATATGGAGAAGATGTAATTCTTAAAGATGTTAAAGTTGATGAAATTACTTATACTAAAAGAAGTAAAGAAGAAGCTGCAAAACTTAGAAGGGTTTTTCAAAATACCGTAAAAAAAGAATTTCTTTACGGTTTGGCAACTAACCCTGAGAAGGTTCTTGAACTTAAGAAAGCGGGTATATCAGACTTTGAAATAGAAAATATGAAAAAAGGAAAAAATCCATCAGGGTGGCAAGTACATCATAATTTCCCGTTAGATGACGGGGGGACGAATGACTTTGAAAATTTAACTTTAATTCAAAATCATCCATATCATAAGGCTATTACTAATACACAAAACACACTAACTAAAGGCTTGACTCATGGAGATAGTATTGATATGGATTGGCCTATACCAAAATATAATATTTATCCTAAAGGGGAATAAATTCAGAAAGAAGGTTTTTATATGTGGAAAGATACGCTTTTAGAAGTTGAAGAAACAATGAAAAGTTTTAATCTCAAACTGAATAAACCAGCAAAAGATACTGAAGTTCAAAAATTAAGAGAACATATTAAAGAAAGCTTTAATATTGATTTACCTAATGACTATGAGGAATTTCTTAGAACTGTAAATGGCTTCGAATTTGACGGTCTGATAATTTATGGAGTTGACTCTTCTTTACTAGAAACAGAAAGAGATGAAACAGTTTATGGACTTTTAGAAAATAATAAGATTTGGTATGAGAACGAGTGGCAAAAAGAGTACCTTTTCCTTGGAGATTCAGATATTGCATGGTTTTGTAAAAAACTATCTGAAGGTACTTACTTAGAACTTGATAAACCATCTGGTACAGTGATGGAAACATATAATGATTTCAATACAATGCTTGAAGAAGCATTGAAAACAACCCTTCTTTAATAGGGGTATTAAAATGAGCAATGTTACATGGTCTTTTATGAGTAAAACGCCAATTACAGCTGAAGAAATACAAAAAGTAGAACAATATTTTAATATTAAATTACCCGACGATTTTGTTGAATGTGTGAAGAAGTATGACGGAGGATATCCTCACCCAAAAGTTTTTGATGTATTAGGACAAGATGAAAATGTATTTAGTGACCTCTTAACCCTTCATATCGAAGATAAATATTCGATTGTCCAAAACTATGAAGGTGTAAAGGATAGATTGTCTGATAAGGTATATCCTTTTGCTAGAGACCCGTTTGGTAACCTTCTATGTTTTGATTACCGAAATGAACTTCAATCACCAACGGTCGTATTTTGGGACCATGAGGAAGAAGATATGGAAAAAGCAATTTATCCTGTTTGTTCATCTTTTACAGAACTACTTAACAGCTTACGTGATTTTGAAAACGAAGAATAATCAATTATGAATAATATAAGAGCATTCCTCCCATTAAAACAGGAATGCTCTTTTTAAAATCTCTCTACTAGGGGTCCGGAAACGATTCTGGGTATGAGGGGCCACTCTGGGATTTAATTACAAATTAAAGAAGAACTTTATTCAAGTTCTTTTAATATACGATACAGAACCTAAAGACTCATGTAAGCATCCAAATAGGTTGCTTTTTTCTCTGTTATATAGAAACTACATAATAAAAATGAAATTCAATAAAGTAGACATTAATTAAATATCCTAACCTTATTTTGATACTGTAAGGAATAAAATATCAGTCTGAAAGAATAATACATCATATTCTTCAAATAATTGTTTGTTTACTTTTTCCCAATAAATTTCTTCATTATATAAGTAAAAAAGAGATAAGAACACTTTAATTACGTGCATTATATCTTTTCGAATATGTATGGCATATCCCATGTAAAATTACCACATATTTTAATGGGACTTACAGATTGCTCTTCAACAAAAATCATACCTCATTTTTTGTGAAAATATTCAATTTTAACTTTTCGTAAAATAAATCATGGAAATATATGTTAAACGGACGTATTGGAATACTATAGTTATCTATACCTATCAATTCATATTATTATAATTAATATAAATCAAATAAAAATATAGGTCTATCTGTAAGAATGCACCATTCTTCTCTATTTACCTATACGTACATTTTTTATAATTTATTATGATATAGATATTACTTAAAAGTATTTTGTACAAAACACCAAATTAGAATTTTTAGGAATCAATACCCGATACCTTCCCTTGTTTTTTTAATTCAAATAATTTTCAAACATTAAAACTCAACGTGTTATATAATGAAATCAACCGTAACGTTTATATATCAAAATTTCAAAGATTATGAGCTGCTTTTAATCAACTTTTAGCTAACATGCTAGAATGTTCCTTATTATATAAAAAAATAAAAGATTGCCTTTTTAAGGCAATCTTTGCAGAGTGTTTGGAAACCCTTTAGGGTTTCCTACACTCTGGAATGTATGAATTATGAAATTCGTACAAAATAGTAATACATGATAAAAACACAAAAAATAGCCCTTCACCTGACCCTTTTTGGTCAGGTGAAGGGCTATTTTTTTCATGTTTTGGCAGGCTGCAGTGAGATAGGCCTGCATTTGGACATACTTCACCCCTCGAAACCGGGCATACCGATAACCATGTAGTTCTTTGGCATCCGCAAAACTCCGCTCAATTGTAGAACAGCGTACTTTATATAGCTTTTTACCCGTACTTGTTAATTTGTTTTTTCTTGCGATATCTTTATATTCTTCCCAAATATGATGCGTAATGACTTTTTGTTTTTGTTTCTCTGAGAAACATTTATCACGCAATGGACAAACGGCACAATCTGTTGGATTAGATTTATATTGACGGTATCCTTCTCGATCCGTTGTCGCATATTCTAAAATACATCCCATTGGACAGGCAAATACGTCTGTTTCTTCTTCATATTTAAATTGACTTTTTGGTACTTCTTTATTCCGTTTTCCAAATCGGCGATACCCCATCACCATAAATATATTCTGTTCTGATAATTTCTTACAGATATAACCTGTAAAATAACCGGCATCAAGTGCTACAGCTTCAACTTCGAATCCAAATTTATCAATTTGAGCTTGGAGGCGTGCTAAATACGGCTCGGAATCCGCTACATTTCCAGCCGTTATATAGGTATCTGTAATCACATTGTACTTCGCATCAGTCGTACAATGATCTAAGAAATGAAAACCGTTCGGTTTTCCATCCCTCATTAAAAAGCCACTATCTGGATCAGTTGTACTTATACGAATTTTTTTAGTAGGGGTATCACTTTCCTTTCTAGGTTTTAATTCTTTTTTTCATGAGCTTCACGATCTTCCATAACCGCAGCCTCTAGTTCCTCTATATAAAACTTTGGCTTTTCTTTTTTAAATTTATGTACAAATTTATTTTTATTGGCATTCGCTTTTATGTGCGTAGAATCTGTCATCAAGGCACGTCCTCCCACCATACGGTGTTCCGTCGCTTGACGTACAATTTCATCAAAGATTTCTTCAAATATATTTGTATGAATAAAGCGCGTACGGCGATTCCAGCTGATGGTAGAATGATTTGGAATTGGATCTGATAGGGAAAATCCTAAAAACCAACGGTAAGCAATATTGGTTTTAATCTCTTTTTCTAGTTGACGTTCTGAGCGAATACCGTAAAAATATCCAATAAACATCATCTTAAATAAAACGATTGGATGAATAGAAGGACGTCCATTATTTTCACAGTAATAGGGGCGTAACTTCTCTTCAATAAAATCAAAAGCTGATTGTAGCTTCAATCGCACGAAGAAAATGGTCTTGTGGAACTAATTCTTCTACAGAAACTGATACACGTTCATCACGATGATTTTTTAATGCACCCATCATAAAAAACCTCTCCTTTTCCTCTTTTTTATCAGTGTTGACACATAAAAAGAGGTTCAGACACAAAACAAGGCTGTGGAGAAGACTTTCTCCACAGCCTGAAAAGATTGCCTTTTTAAGGCAATCTTTGTTTTATTACGCAATAATTTCTTTATAAATTGTATTTCCTGATATCGAAAGATCGTTTCTGATATCCTGGACCACATTATCTAATTCCAATATCATTAATTTCAAATCATGAAGGGTTGCCCGTTCAAATATAGTTCTTGACTTGTCAGGTACTAATAAGCCCTCTCTATATTCAGAGTTCTCATAAACATTTTTCAAAAATGAAAGTGATTGTGTGATAAGCAGCAACGGAGATTGTCCAACTAAGTATGAAGCATTATCCTGATGATACATAAGCGCAGCAATATCATAACTACTAAGGTTAATTTTCACATCACTGTCAGCCTTTAATGTCTTTAATAATCGTACCATTTTTTTATAATTTGTTGCTGTATAAAGATCTTTATCATCCAAAAGCTTGTTATGATAAAAAGGTGTATTTGTTAATCGTTTTTTATTGTGATAATCCAGGACCATGACTCCTCTATGGTATTCTGCACCCGTTTGTGCATACAAATTTGTATTATACCAATTCGAAGGTACTACATCGACTTTTCTTCTCAAGGAGCCTCCTTGTAACCCAATTGACTTTGCACCAGAGTTATCAATATCTGCAGTTGGAAAGGCGCTTGATAGAATAGAATAACATTCTTCTCTCAATTCACATAAATCCTTAACCGGATCTCCTGCATATGGGTATGAAGGCTTTTGAGGAGCCTCTAGTGAATGAAAACCCGAGTGCAATGTTAACACATCAATATCACTATGAGCTCTGATATGAGTATTATTGGTGACAGACCCCTGATATCGAAACTCAACATTAAAACCATTGTCTTCAAGTTTTGAAAGTTGATTTTTTATTCTTTCACCTTCTGCAATTGTATTGTTAGTGTACTTTAAATCAACCGGATTCATTGCACCAATCACGTATTTGATAGTGGCAGACTCCTTTAGTTCCTCATAGGATTCCTTTAGTATTTCGTATGTACTATATTGTGATTTTTGGATTAACCCGCCATCTTCTTGTCTTCTTTTTTTGAGGCTATCCAGTCTTTTAGAGTAGTCAAAATTGGCCATTTTTCTTTTTTCCTCCTTTTCAGTTTCATTTCTCCATAAGATTGTCTATCCTTCATATTATTAAAATAGCAACCTTCAGCTGTTTTTTCATCCTCGTTAAAGGTCAAAATACAAAATCCTTCATGTTTATGTAAATCCTTATCTGAGTTAGCACTTGGGTTATTTTCATAGTGATAGGATAACTTATATCCTACCCCTGCATAGTACTTTATTCCACCTGTAGTACTTAATGAGTTAGAAGTAGAATTTTTAGTTTTTAAGGTAATTAAAATTTTGTCCCATGTTTGTCTTATAGTTATGCTTCCGTACCACTCAAATTGTTTATTTAATCTAGTGTTATTCGATATCCCATAACATTCCCATTCACCCTCTAAACTCGGGAAATGAAAAATCGTTCGGAACAAAGGGATTTTCCAGATAACGAGATTGAGTAATAGATAGAGAACATAAAATATAGTCACACCACTTATAGATAAAGTAGCGATAACGGGGGCATTAAGAATCTCTTGAATCCAAGGTTGGATGCGAGTTGAAATTAGACTAGATA
This sequence is a window from Bacillus clarus. Protein-coding genes within it:
- a CDS encoding DUF4030 domain-containing protein; the encoded protein is MKKGKGLLLPLLLATLLSACQQNDKEEAKSEGSEVMDTVQNIVGKKGFRGATVDDKTKIVDLEMVGNENENKLKQEINTQLKNQNIKPYTINVSQTSMTIAKIEDRWDMIYSLIYEELFKKNGYKDFSMKAYIELKQPILFAIYTPINSTDSDVREFGKKIEKEVDDLLKTPEAQKWIKNDAYTIEIYSRDKQKIN
- a CDS encoding IS4 family transposase — protein: MNLSIQEELQPFAEELQRYITPGFLEELAREIKFIKRKRKFSGSDLATICIWISQRVASDPLVRLCSRLHAATGTLLSPEGLNKRFTAKSVLFLKHIFSLLLQQKICEQTHISNQLFAHFKRIRIMDATMFQVPNTLEHIYPGSGGCAQTAGIKIQLEYDLHSGKFLNFQVGPGKNNDKTFGTECLDTLRPGDLCIRDLGYFSLEDLDQMDQRGTYYISRLKLNTNVYVKNPNPEYFKNGSIKKQSEYIQINVIQILNQLKPGETVEYQQAYIGDKQQLFSRLVFHRLTAAQLQKRLEKIAEKEKSKHRTYSEKSKLVAGLNVYVTNAPWEWVPIEQVHELYTLRWQIEIVFKTWKSLFDIDHCRTVKQERIECHLYGKLIAIFLCSSTMFKMRQLLLQKKQKELSEYKAIGMIQDHLFLLYQAIQQNTQEVTKLLIRLFHLLEKNGRKSHRYEKKTVFDIMGVHYEYSIAREQKKAA
- a CDS encoding T7SS effector LXG polymorphic toxin, which encodes MSLNMYLGEVHTQTQSMNAVCTATIQGMEQAIQSIDAFASDTVLQGQTYDSAKAFFVQTFYPLAQGIIYLCEELIRQNDAFPSQFQSQVASTDVIEQEILEQIRGIDQTRANIEGISQAIPLPGMDAMVGIFDMMKRKLQEKLEHLHEFNYTSSSNYDTALQLTASIATGLAEVQSGKGFSLASGTFSTQGLNMEWITSIQSIGEERARQSENLLKSSSIEEGAMCGKLPPKSDFEKAWDEEKKDLMDAWTGISTGVEDAVTDAWEGLKALGDAETWENMRDAIVNYEETLPAMWNAFSDSFMNDFWNGDMESRIHYAAYGVASLLTGFIGDKGLSKAGQAGKIAIAANLTKGKSFVTNSATYRNTLNSLNNFNFNFGNQLSIAGVGGSSLKSSFIDTYQTAKNKLSPYQYTKSTTDGDVFIGKLYGEDVILKDVKVDEITYTKRSKEEAAKLRRVFQNTVKKEFLYGLATNPEKVLELKKAGISDFEIENMKKGKNPSGWQVHHNFPLDDGGTNDFENLTLIQNHPYHKAITNTQNTLTKGLTHGDSIDMDWPIPKYNIYPKGE
- a CDS encoding YrhA family protein, whose translation is MWKDTLLEVEETMKSFNLKLNKPAKDTEVQKLREHIKESFNIDLPNDYEEFLRTVNGFEFDGLIIYGVDSSLLETERDETVYGLLENNKIWYENEWQKEYLFLGDSDIAWFCKKLSEGTYLELDKPSGTVMETYNDFNTMLEEALKTTLL
- a CDS encoding SMI1/KNR4 family protein, with the protein product MSNVTWSFMSKTPITAEEIQKVEQYFNIKLPDDFVECVKKYDGGYPHPKVFDVLGQDENVFSDLLTLHIEDKYSIVQNYEGVKDRLSDKVYPFARDPFGNLLCFDYRNELQSPTVVFWDHEEEDMEKAIYPVCSSFTELLNSLRDFENEE